Within the Helicoverpa armigera isolate CAAS_96S chromosome 8, ASM3070526v1, whole genome shotgun sequence genome, the region tagCAGGGAGACACTTTTCACATTGACGAAAATAGTTGATTAATTATCGCCATTAGGAGAACCTCAATAACTTCATTAAAGTAGGTTATATTTGATCTAAAGGTGTCAAGAAAAGTATTGAGCAATTAaaagattttcatttcaaaGTTCGTACTAGAAATACCGGCAATGGATTACATAATTAGTCAATAACATGCTTTCTaatcagtggcggattaaccctataagcacaacaagcacgtgcttggggccccggttctccaggggcctccatcctctgctggcgtttcattttatacctacattttatcgagattcatccacaatatatccgaaatcacaaggcgcgagcagttcgggagtgacccttcatacacccccgcctctaaacttgattggtcgcagtgctgttgattgttgtacgatcgcagtgatttttttttttcaattgtgcagttgttatacaattttttttcggcttctcctcatcgttgggcaaagaattaataggcaacgatagcgttccgaagtcgctatcgtacagtcgttgggaagctcacgctgtaactacgagtacaatataacaaacatatcagaaaattttggatgctttagatcagtggtcctggtggtggtgggctggtggtgcctggaggcattccaagtggtccgcggaccaccggttaagtccgcggacgttgttatcgatcttacgttatccatcttacttgtccaacagaaagaaatgaaggtttgaaatgtagcccttttacgaaattttagttctgagtcttaaaacataatcaagttttcaaaaactatatgtcctcgtttttacattgtcaacaaattaaaagttaagtacgtttgggctacattgtacgtaattttggttctgtctgagtctataataaaaataattaaaatttcgcgctcgcttcgctcgcgtattcagaaactatgtgccttcgtttttgcatttgtcaacaaacaaaaaattaagtacgtttgggataaattttacctccgCACGAGTCcgtaaaaaatttcgcgctcgcttcgctcgcgcatttgaaactacatgtgcatcacgctcgcttcgctcggttaatttcttcaaccttctatttccatttaagtaatagggggtctacacaggctctgtgcttagggcctcggatactcttaatccgccactgtttctaataaataaccaatttgagttaatgaaaaactttattaaatgtagATAATTATAACACTGTGTGTAAATGAAAtctcagtaaataaatatttatattggtcagtgctttacaaacgaataaaacaataattatgttcaGTTATTCAGTTTCGTGTACGGGAATAATTTAAGCTTATGTTGGTTATGGTTTCAAGGGTTTTTGGTGATCTACTGCAAAGGTGGGTAGTGACGTCATCGATTATGTTGCAACGATTTGTGGGTCCCTCGGCAGCGAGATCTTGAACTGTAGTAGCACGATCAAGTAGATTGCTATCATGCTGATCGCCTGAAATgacattaaaacattattttattatatttttcttttgttttatagctACAACACAGGTAAAGTAGAGGTCGCGCTGTAAAATTATTCTCTAGGTGTGTCTCTGTTCATCAATCCCGTTTGAGGTGGATTTTACCGCAAACAACAATCAACAAcgcttttggttttaaaatgttacaaCGTTTTACTACGATGATAGAAACTGTTTCTAAATACTTTTAGAAAAGCTAAAAGACTGTTGtgtatataaatgatttttataaaatgctcATTTTTCTAGTAGACTGATTAAAGCGCAAAACAATCGCGAAACATGTGTTTCGAGTacttatacaaaaacaaatttaatttggattatGTTAATCGAATCTTTGCCACGTGGTCTGTTAGTAAGACCGATGTAGTGTTTAATTTCCTTCATTAGTTATAACCATAGGCCTATACACGTGTCACTTATTTCCTAGTTAACCATATTCGGAAATGTGGTAAAGCCCATCGCATATGTAGGCACATCTTCACTGTATATATTCATTGCTATTCCGTCAGTTGGTCGGGTCCGAAACCACACGGCATGACACTAATAGGACGGTTGATCGCTCAATAAGTTCACAAGTTACCTTAGCTTTAAATTTCTTGGCCAAAAGTTCTTTGAAACACGATATCAGTCGAACCCAATAGATTTTGAAAAGATCAATCCCTTAGGCCTTAGTGGTTCCTTTGCTGAGAAAATTTTGGGAAAATGAAAACCAAACCATGCACTAAAGCGGATACCGCCATATTTTATTGAGTAGCAACTCGATttctgtaattaaattaatcgtTTTACGGATTAAGTGCAACTTAATGAATGAAAATACCCACCGATGTTAGCAGCTCTCTGTTGACGTGCGCGTAACCTTTCAAACTCACAACAGCAGGATTCATTTCAATTGCTTGTATGAAGTGGTCAATCTGTGAAAATTATCATACACGTAAACACACATTTTCCGAGCAGACCGCACTGAAGAATTCGTTATTCGCGAATCTTTCAGAATCGGACGATTCGCGGTCGAGTGTGTGACGttccacaataaaaacaacaaatatatttagtaaagAAATCTAAACCGTATTCTGTTCGCTTAAAGttcgtttgttttatattaattcaaAGGTCATATCTGAGATAGTTATTCCTCTACTTTATTATACTGTCGTAGACCCAGGCTTAGATATACATACAGGTACGACAGTCTTTTCTATGTAAAGTGTACCTTCAGATAGGTATATTTTCGAACTCTCAGTTACTTGGAAAGATATCTAAGTGTGGAGATGGACAAgcgtaaattaaattattattttcaattaaccaATTTCATCGTTTTACCTATATTTAGTAAAGAAATCTAAACCGTATTCTGTTCGCTTAAAGttcgtttgttttatattaattcaaAGGTCATATCTGAGATAGTTATTCCTCTACTTTATTATACTGTCGTAGACCCAGGCTTAGATATACATACAGGTACGACAGTCTTTTCTATGTAAAGTGTACCTTCAGATAGGTATATTTTCGAACTCTCAGTTACTTGGAAAGATATCTAAGTGTGGAGATGGACAAgcgtaaattaaattattattttcaattaaccaATTTCATCGTTTTACCCTTTAACAAGCGAAATTTTCTTTAGCAAAGAGCTTCGAAAGTGTTTTAACTCCATGGGGACAAGTCAATTATTATCGTTTCAGTTTttatagattattatattttgcaggtttttttatctttattaagtcattttaggtgttaattaatttaaattaattaaaatattcgttGCATATGCATATATATGCATATATGTATGGTAAAGAAAAAGCAAAAGATAAAATGGAAAGAAAATTTTACATCAAGTTAAGTAACCTATGCAAAACCTCTGTTGGAAAACCGACCTCCATATTGCCTAATAAGTAGTGCTCGTATCATAATTTTAGCAAGTGTTTGACTAAAACTCTAACTCGAAAACTCGAGTAAACATAATTAACTATTCATGAATATTAATCGGTAAGCATGCGGTAGACAGTTTCTTTAAATCGAATCGAGGTTGAAGGCTTATGAGGTTAAGTACGATGCAGACGAGATGGCAGACTAATTGCGTCTATGGAAGTCTTTACTTAGCATAATGCACACAGCGGGTTTGCAAGTTAGTTCATTGTATGATACTTATGTATCACATAGTTTCTGTTTTAGTGTCGAAAACTAAATCTACGCAGCGTAACACACGTGCTACAAATAGCAATTCGATAACGATGTATGCAGTGAATTAAATTCATCGatggtattttttaatcatcCACTTCACTGACCAAGTTGcggacacaatagttaaacaatcggtgtgtatcacatatgacttaAGGGACAGGGCAATATAGattcaagtaggtaagtacgAAAGACAAGACGACCGTAGTAcaatgctacgccgtagcgcgtAGCGTAGCCGGCTGCGTAGCTTTAATATTGTACATATTCtgatgtttatttacttttgataaATAAGCATGACAATAGTTAAAGCCAATACAAATGTATGTGTGGGTATGTGTGTGTACACATACCTCTTTTTGTGTCGGTCTATCAACAGACAGGACGTCAATGGACAAAAGTGTGTCTTGAACACCCGCGGCTACCTATAACAAGGCAtatctttataaaaaagtttatttagctAAAGGCTACTTATATTGTAAAGTTACGACAACATAAGATTCTTGGGTCATTCCTCTGAAAAGGTTAAATTATGAAACAAATTATTGTTCGTTTTTATGATGGCCTTGACAATAATTCTccgaatgttatttattttatttttttacctggaaataaacaatatttttcaaactgaATTAATCAATCTATACTAACATAATGAAGAAGAAACACTTACTTTTGTCCTATAAAggctttgaaaaattcttccactgttagaaagctaaaCTCTctcctaacctaacctaacataggctatatttcaaagagttatctcgggacgcgggtacAGCTGGAAATATATACAAGAACACTTCGTTATGTTAACTCACCGTCAAAGTGGAATTATGCGAGCAATCAACGAAGATGAAGAGCAGGGTTGAGCAATATGCTGCATCCACGAACAGCCCCATCTCCTTGAAGCTGAACCCGAAGCCGTGGTCCACTATCTCTGATAAAGCTCCGTACACCGCTATCGTTATGTTTGCGAACCTAGGAAGGAGATAATCACGTAAATAAGGGTTGAACATACCGTATTAACCGGCTATGGAATCAAAAggcaattttcatttcaaagtcaaatattttatttacagtgaAACTTGGTTAAGTGTTACGTCAAGGGACCTGTAATGTTGTTGTATTAGGATATTGAAAGTAGGCTTGTATCCATATGTATAAGTCGCGTGAGTTACTCAACATTTACAACTCAAAAATGGCTGAACCTTGGTTGAAAATTGgtggggaggtagcttagaaccAGGAGACGGATACGGGCATACAATACATTTTTTGCCTATCTTGGTATGGGTAGTAGGTAGTTCCCATAGGAAGTGCCTGAAACAactaatacttacataaaaagaCAATAAGTAGAATAAGTTCTTGCGTAGGCATTTCCGAGTGACTGCAGAAGCTCAGACAAGTTGAGCCACAAGTACCGGTATCGAGATATCAGTTTCGCTGAGCATTCTGCTTCCACGTCCTGGAAAGTATCACTACATCAACGGGTGCATGTCTTTATCTGCCTAGGCCTTCTCAACTACAAATATAGAATATTCTATTCGATAAAAATGTACAGATCAGTGCTTTGCGTAAGGAGACAGGCTGTCTAACCTCCAGAATCAAGTAAGAAGAAACCCTTCACTTTAAACCAGTGGACCTGCTGGCTTCTCAGAGCCCTTAACAACTGTTAAATTGGAGGGTTTATGTGCTTTCCGATCAAAAGGATCTTCGATTGACGTGCTAACTGACGAGATGAATGTCTGCGCTGCATTAACCTTGAATTCAGTGACCCATGCGGCTACAACCGCATCGTTAAGGTTAACACTGACATATCAAATGTCTAAATTCTAAAAGATTTCAATTCAATATTGGGATATCGGGACACCTTTTACACATAGTATGTAAgtcccaaaataaaataaatatcaaatgtCCAACAGGTATGTTTCTAACCTTGAATATCCGTTGAAATGTCAAAATTAGATTGTCTACTGCTTCTCTAGACTCCCAATTCACggaatatacactcttttgcaaaaaaaacgggcacctatgcgaaatcttagttttaaggactttacgtgtatttcaaatggttttaatgattgtagtatgtttctagcatcaaaagagttagccgagcatgcgtgagagtgtattctaaatttgaattttgtacaattgctaagaaattggttaaaccttgttttggactaattgctggcagaaagttcgtcggtgttttgaaaagtttttgaagtgattttcaggaaaatgataatgcagttaaaataaatgattaatgtacttttttactagatcaaaacatttttgaaaaactatgcgtatctgataaaattttcacctgctctaaatgggctatactgatgattgatggcaatgttaagagtttcggtattttagtgttaagcgttctattgtttagatattgtacccacgtattttaaaatatcgctttttcataaataaacactatttagaagagtatcagtacctttggctgcgacaaaacaaaattaaagtaagcagtgccgatcacaacccgtctcctatcggactttgacatttaaaaaataccaaattttgtgataaatgttaaaattaagcacatgaaaaatgatgagtaggcttaaagctatctaaaaagttaaattattgcctcgttgaagctctcgataactccataggtatcgggttactaaacaacgatttagctgGAAGGGAGTCaagtattcaaaattattggtcaaacgtatgtttcttaagaaatgagcagctagccaattattgttatgatttaagcaggaaagtgctgcagatgccagaaaatctcggtgtaggcatgtttatttaataaaatatccgtgggattgaaacacgctatttgaacactcagactcatagatcttcagaggtctacggagtttcccaagagacgaggttgtttaaaaatcagtaataacgagaccttaagacctcgtgctcacagtctatgcgctattttctgtattttgtagaatttcaagacttttaaaaatgtcaaagtccgataggagacgggttgtgatcggcactgcttactttaattttgttttgtcgcagccaaaggtactgatactcttctaaatagtgtttatttatgaaaaagcgatattttaaaatacgtgggtacaatatctaaacaatagaacgcttaacactaaaataccgaaactcttaacattgccatcaatcatcagtatagcccatttagagcaggtgaaaattttatcagatacgcatagtttttcaaaaatgttttgatctagtaaaaaagtacattaatcatttattttaactgcattatcattttcctgaaaatcacttcaaaaacttttcaaaacaccgacgaactttctgccagcaattagtccaaaacaaggtttaaccaatttcttagcaattgtacaaaattcaaatttagaatacactctcacgcatgctcggctaactcttttgatgctagaaacatactacaatcattaaaaccatttgaaatacacgtaaagtccttaaaactaagatttcgcataggtgcccgttttttttgcaaaagagtttatttaggCATCAAATAATACCAAATATATTTTAGGCACTTCATGTACTAAACAAGGTAAAATTACAGAGTAAACATTATGCTAATACGTTACCCTGCGAAAACATTCAGACAGGCTTTGCGAAGCGATCTTAATTCCTTTGCAGTTTATGTACCAAAGAGCACAGTTCATGTTGATCATTGTAATAATGTGGTAATATGCGGTGGTGTGTCTCAGCAGGAATCCATCCATGAGTATACAGAGACTGAGCAGAAAGCACACAGCCAGCAACAAGCAGCCCACGCTTATCATAACGATTGTCGTCTTCAAGTTAGGGAACTTTAGATTTTCGCCAGTCACTCGGTAGTATCTGACCTGTAAGTACGGGAGTTAACTTAGGCTGAACTTTGCTGATAAAACTAAATCCTAGGTAGTAATTAGATGACAGGGAATCTGAGTCTGATCTTCACACCACTCCTTGTTTGGTAGGTATTTAAGTAATTAGGTACGTGGCTAAGCTCTCCAAGTTGCCTTATATTGTCTTGTTACGTACACTTACCTTTCATAACCatgtttcatttataaaaagaaCTTCAATAGGTAGGATATACGATATGTAATCGTGGTATATCATTATGTAATCGCATACACCACTTACCTGGAATTTTCCCcagttagttttataaatagccACTTGATGAGCCACGCCCCAACCTACGAAGGGTATCCAGAAATGCGGAACAAGGAAAATGACGAAAAGAATAGCGTAAATGTACTCGTCGAAGCGTCGAATGGAGCGCAATATCATGATGCGTTCGTAACCCACGATCAGGACTACTGCTGTAGCTGCGATGTAGAAGCAAACCGCATACATGGTGGCGGTTGATCTCCAGCTGAAGGTAATAGTGCCTGAAATGTTTAAAAGAGCCAGTTTTTGTCTCTGCAACTTAAGATAGATACTTGGCTACTTTTGCATAGGCACATGGTGGCCAGATTTCCGTCGAGACTTAGTAGAGTGACTAGACACGATCGAAGAACGGAAATTAAGCCAAAGAGTTACGGTATTTTCTAAGGGTACTGAATAAACAAACACTGACGTCACATAGCCACGTCACCATTCATTCAGCATAAGACTACCTAACAGATTTAAAGTTAGATATACTAGCTTAGAGAGCTGTTTGCTTATCTGCTGAAACCCGAGAATCGAAAGTTGGTAGCACCTTTCTGTTACGGTAAGTAAATATCTTAGCTAAATCTCTTTAAGGAACTCCGTCATCTACCTCATAAGTTGGCTTTCCATTTAGATGGACATACTAGTCTAGGTACGGTAACAAAAATTCttagtttaataattaaatgaactGTTCCACCAAAATTTCACCAGTTCATCCAGGCAACTATGCTACTTGGGAAGAATTTTATAAGAAACCTGGTCGTGATCTTGTGATGGGCATGACAGCGAGCGCTCGGAACAGCACCAGCAGCAGTTTGTGGTCTCTGTAGAACTGGTCGTGGATCTCGCACGTGTCGCCATCTTGGGATGACAGCATGTCGCGTTGTTCTTGCTCCTAAATATCAATAGATATTCATTTAGCGGCAAATCAGGGGGCTTAACGGGATGTATTTCATACATGAACTTAGTATGAAACCAGAATTTTCGTAGGTGGCTACTCAATACTCGCTGTGCTGGGCATAGACTTCCTATTCTCATACAAGGAGTACAGCTGAATAGAGAACATGCCCATGTTAAGTCAGCTCAGATATTAGCACGTAAGACTTGATACAAAGAATTCTCTATTGAGCAACCGGTTTATTTTCCTTATATCATCCAGAAGGAATAAAGGTTTgagtcagtaagtctgatactCACCAGACTTACTGGTCCAGCACCAGGGTGCAGCGGGAGCCAGCCCAATGGGAGGAGAAATCTGATGATTTTCCATCTCCAGAAATAAAAAACCcgtgaataaatatttgtaatcattatgtacttacatattctCGTTGTGTTTTCTCGTAAACTATTCTGTTTTGTTGCACGTGCCTCATATCATGTTGAAGCAACGTGTTATTTATGCCTTCATCAAACAAATGATCCGGAATCGTCATTTTTACTTCTGTTTCAAGCAAGAGTTTGTTCTACAATGCACTCTTTACCTACCATTTGGAACAAATGAATGGTTCCCCATAGGTAGCAATATCGATTGGTGCttagtcaataaaattaaaattttaaagtaaacgaTTATGTCGCTCTATCCATACCGATGGTGAGGTAAGACCTCCAGGTTGGTAAATACTTCATGGTTACCACTTAGCCAACACCCTTCAAGGTCTTTATAAATGATGcagtaaatactttttaattgttTCTGACGTCATGGTGGCTACATGAGACGTGACCGCTTCGAAGAAAGTAAGTCCCATTCATTTTGCTAGAAGTGgacaaataacaatttttaatgAAACCCCAAGTTCTGTCGTAccgtataatataaaaatatcacagaCATATATTTTCACATTATACTTACGTTAGTTTAACGAATAATTCAATATCAACAGCCGTGTTACATGCAATTGGAcgtatttgtatgtatatttaagtatctaatatttcaattatgtaCCCAAATCACAACTTGTGTTATATTTATCGGTATTTCGGTTGGAAATAAAGTGTGTTTATAATTGTTGATCAAAACATAAAGAGGAAGACGGGATGTAATCTACATACTACACATTCTAGCTACAGCTTCGtgcaaaattaacattttaatctaGGTGTGTTGTGCGCAATACATTTAAACCAAGAAATAATAGGACTATtcattaaaatgttgctttatCTTACATCTTTAATACTCTGTTGTTTATCAAAATACCACAACTTTACATTGTTTACAATAAGATCATTGTTAATCTAATTTAATATACGACcattaaaatgtttctttaatCTTAAACAC harbors:
- the LOC110374716 gene encoding gustatory and odorant receptor 22, with product MTIPDHLFDEGINNTLLQHDMRHVQQNRIVYEKTQREYEQEQRDMLSSQDGDTCEIHDQFYRDHKLLLVLFRALAVMPITRSRPGTITFSWRSTATMYAVCFYIAATAVVLIVGYERIMILRSIRRFDEYIYAILFVIFLVPHFWIPFVGWGVAHQVAIYKTNWGKFQVRYYRVTGENLKFPNLKTTIVMISVGCLLLAVCFLLSLCILMDGFLLRHTTAYYHIITMINMNCALWYINCKGIKIASQSLSECFRRDVEAECSAKLISRYRYLWLNLSELLQSLGNAYARTYSTYCLFMFANITIAVYGALSEIVDHGFGFSFKEMGLFVDAAYCSTLLFIFVDCSHNSTLTVAAGVQDTLLSIDVLSVDRPTQKEIDHFIQAIEMNPAVVSLKGYAHVNRELLTSAISMIAIYLIVLLQFKISLPRDPQIVAT